One segment of Kogia breviceps isolate mKogBre1 chromosome 14, mKogBre1 haplotype 1, whole genome shotgun sequence DNA contains the following:
- the OTOR gene encoding otoraplin — protein MARLLLLFLPGLVAICAVHGIFMDRLASRKLCADDECVYTISLARAQADYNAPDCRFINVKKGQWIYVYSKLVKENEAGEFWAGSVYGDQPEDEMGTVGYFPSNLVREQHVYQEATKEVPTTDIDFFCE, from the exons ATGGCAAGACTGTTGTTACTTTTCCTCCCAGGTCTTGTGGCCATATGTGCCGTGCATGGAATATTTATGGACAGACTTGCTTCCAGGAAGCTGTGTGCAGATGACGAGTGTGTCT atacTATTTCTCTGGCCAGAGCTCAAGCAGATTACAATGCCCCAGACTGCAGATTCATTAACGTTAAAAAAGGGCAGTGGATCTATGTTTACTCAAAGCTggtaaaagaaaatgaagctggagAATTTTGGGCTGGCAGT GTTTATGGCGATCAACCTGAGGACGAGATGGGAACTGTGGGTTATTTCCCCAGCAACTTGGTCCGGGAGCAACATGTGTACCAAGAAGCCACCAAGGAAGTTCCCACCACG gatATTGACTTCTTCTGCGAGTAA
- the SNRPB2 gene encoding U2 small nuclear ribonucleoprotein B'': MDIRPNHTIYINNMNDKIKKEELKRSLYALFSQFGHVVDIVALKTMKMRGQAFVIFKELGSSTNALRQLQGFPFYGKPMRIQYAKTDSDIISKMRGTFADKEKKKEKKKAKTVEQTATTMNKKPGQGTPNSANTQGNAAPNPQVPDYPPNYILFLNNLPEETNEMMLSMLFNQFPGFKEVRLVPGRHDIAFVEFENDGQAGAARDALQGFKITPSHAMKITYAKK; encoded by the exons ATGGATATCAGACCAAATCACACAATTTATATCAACAATAtgaatgacaaaattaaaaaagaag AATTGAAGAGATCTCTGTATGCCCTGTTCTCTCAGTTTGGCCATGTCGTAGATATTGTGGCTCTAAAGACCATGAAGATGAGGGGGCAAGCTTTTGTTATATTTAAGGAACTGGGCTCATCCACAAATGCCTTGAGACAGTTACAAGGATTTCCATTTTATGGCAAACCAATG cgAATCCAGTATGCAAAAACAGATTCTGATATAATATCTAAAATGCGTGGCACTTTTgctgacaaagaaaagaaaaaagaaaagaaaaaagccaaaactGTGGAACAGACTGCAACAACCATGAACAAAAAACCTGGTCAG GGAACACCAAATTCAGCTAATACCCAAGGAAATGCAGCACCAAATCCTCag gtcCCTGATTACCCTCCAAACtatattttattccttaataATTTACCAGAAGAGACTAATGAGATGATGTTATCCATGCTGTTTAATCA GTTCCCTGGTTTCAAGGAAGTACGTTTGGTACCTGGGAGGCATGACATTGCTTTTGTTGAATTTGAAAACGATGGACAGGCTGGAGCTGCTAGGGATGCTTTACAGGGATTTAAGATCACACCCTCCCATGCCATGAAGATCACCTATGCCAAGAAATAA